One part of the Enterococcus sp. DIV1094 genome encodes these proteins:
- a CDS encoding MaoC/PaaZ C-terminal domain-containing protein translates to MNISKPRKLGKTINEIEEGDSLSLTESIEDNQLLLYLGLTNDANPLYIQHDFAQKTEYHQPIVPSVMLMGIITSAVSKHLPGPGSHVVNFSANFVEPVFHYETLTFQFEVIRVDKMKNVVTISVEAANTQDNRVLDAVVMVQPPELEQEPTLESEGE, encoded by the coding sequence TTGAACATAAGTAAACCGCGTAAATTAGGAAAAACAATCAATGAGATCGAGGAAGGTGACTCGTTATCTTTAACAGAATCAATCGAAGATAACCAGTTATTATTGTATTTAGGATTAACAAATGATGCCAACCCTTTATATATCCAACATGATTTTGCACAGAAAACGGAATATCATCAACCAATCGTTCCATCTGTGATGTTAATGGGAATCATTACAAGTGCAGTGTCTAAACACTTGCCTGGTCCAGGTTCTCATGTGGTGAATTTTTCAGCTAATTTTGTCGAGCCGGTTTTTCATTATGAAACATTGACGTTTCAGTTTGAAGTCATTCGAGTGGATAAAATGAAAAATGTCGTGACTATTTCAGTGGAGGCAGCAAATACACAAGACAACCGTGTGTTAGATGCCGTAGTCATGGTCCAACCACCAGAATTAGAGCAAGAACCAACTCTTGAAAGTGAAGGTGAATAA
- the murC gene encoding UDP-N-acetylmuramate--L-alanine ligase encodes MKNQENLYHFVGIKGSGMSSLALVLHEKGLDVQGSDIEKYFFTQRDLEKANIPILPFNAENVKPGMIVIAGNAFPDSHEEIQRAKELGLEVIRYHDFIADFIQNYTSIAVTGSHGKTSTTGLLSHVLTGIRPTSYLIGDGTGHGDPEAEFFAFEACEYRRHFLAYSPDYVIMTNIDFDHPDYYTSIDDVFSAFQTMAKQVKKAIFAYGDDDYLRKLEADVPIYYYGMNEDDDIQARNIERTTTGSAFDVFHGDEFVGHFTVPAFGKHNILNALGVIAVAYFEKLDVKEVADEMLTFPGVKRRFSEKIVADMTVVDDYAHHPAEIKATIDGARQKYPDKQIIAVFQPHTFTRTIALMDEFAEALDLADEVYLCDIFGSAREEQGDVKIEDLGAKINKGGQVIKEDNVSPLLDYHEAVIIFMGAGDVQKFEQAYEKLLSSTTKNVL; translated from the coding sequence ATGAAAAATCAAGAAAACTTGTACCACTTTGTTGGTATTAAAGGCTCAGGAATGAGCTCGTTGGCACTTGTATTACATGAAAAAGGGTTAGATGTTCAAGGATCAGATATTGAAAAATATTTCTTTACTCAAAGAGATTTAGAAAAAGCCAATATTCCGATCTTGCCGTTTAATGCAGAAAACGTGAAACCAGGAATGATTGTAATCGCGGGCAATGCATTTCCAGATTCGCATGAAGAGATCCAACGAGCAAAAGAGCTTGGGTTAGAAGTGATCCGTTACCATGATTTTATTGCCGATTTTATCCAAAATTATACGAGTATCGCTGTCACTGGTTCCCACGGGAAAACAAGTACGACAGGTTTATTATCTCATGTATTGACAGGTATTCGTCCCACAAGTTATTTGATTGGTGACGGTACTGGCCATGGTGATCCAGAGGCAGAATTCTTTGCTTTTGAAGCATGTGAATATCGTCGTCACTTTTTGGCTTACTCACCTGACTATGTGATCATGACGAATATCGATTTTGATCATCCTGACTATTACACAAGTATCGATGATGTTTTCTCTGCTTTCCAAACGATGGCAAAACAAGTGAAAAAAGCGATCTTTGCTTACGGAGATGACGACTATTTACGAAAATTAGAAGCAGATGTGCCAATTTATTATTATGGCATGAATGAAGATGACGATATCCAAGCAAGAAATATTGAACGTACGACCACTGGTTCAGCATTTGATGTGTTCCATGGGGATGAATTTGTTGGCCACTTTACAGTTCCAGCATTTGGAAAACACAATATCTTAAATGCCCTTGGTGTCATTGCTGTTGCTTACTTTGAAAAATTAGATGTCAAAGAAGTGGCGGATGAAATGTTGACATTCCCTGGTGTGAAACGCCGTTTTAGTGAAAAAATCGTGGCTGACATGACAGTCGTTGATGATTATGCTCACCATCCAGCTGAAATCAAAGCAACGATCGATGGCGCGCGTCAAAAATATCCAGATAAACAAATCATTGCGGTCTTCCAACCACATACATTTACTCGTACGATTGCCTTGATGGATGAGTTTGCGGAAGCGTTAGATTTAGCGGACGAAGTATATCTATGTGATATCTTTGGTTCTGCCCGTGAAGAACAAGGGGACGTTAAGATCGAAGACTTAGGCGCAAAAATCAATAAAGGCGGTCAAGTAATCAAAGAAGACAATGTGTCGCCATTGCTTGACTATCATGAAGCAGTCATTATTTTTATGGGTGCTGGCGATGTTCAAAAATTTGAACAAGCTTACGAAAAATTGTTGAGCAGTACGACGAAGAACGTTCTTTGA
- a CDS encoding YdcF family protein: MTDEQARNADWNRLLAFLAEADPQNYSELKAPMLILAGNCLPVLADEAAKAYLNQQIDQIVLVGGIGHATKYLYRNFEKQGYDFEQGLSESELCAKYLIEKYHLPEEAMLLETKSTNSGENALFSYELLSKLGSLPERILLMNDPTLQRRTKATFEKEWGKTSVDFYNYVPILPQVTESTKGFSFSDQRLNDLWPADYFQALVLGEMVRLKDDAQGYGPNGKGFIGHVDIPDEVWSAYLRLIAINEKASLKR; this comes from the coding sequence ATGACAGATGAACAAGCAAGAAACGCTGACTGGAATCGTTTATTGGCTTTTTTAGCAGAAGCCGATCCACAGAACTATTCGGAATTAAAAGCCCCAATGCTGATTTTAGCTGGAAACTGCTTGCCTGTTTTAGCAGATGAAGCGGCAAAGGCTTATTTGAACCAGCAAATTGACCAAATCGTTTTAGTCGGTGGGATCGGACATGCGACGAAGTATCTCTATCGAAATTTCGAGAAACAAGGGTATGATTTTGAACAAGGATTAAGCGAAAGTGAACTTTGTGCCAAGTATCTTATTGAAAAATATCATTTACCTGAAGAAGCCATGCTATTAGAAACGAAATCGACAAATAGTGGTGAAAATGCTTTGTTTTCCTATGAGTTGTTAAGCAAACTTGGCTCTTTACCTGAGCGAATCTTGTTGATGAATGATCCTACTTTGCAACGACGAACAAAGGCAACTTTTGAGAAAGAATGGGGCAAGACATCGGTAGATTTTTATAATTATGTGCCGATTCTTCCTCAAGTGACAGAAAGTACCAAGGGATTCAGTTTCTCTGATCAAAGACTAAATGACTTATGGCCTGCTGATTATTTTCAAGCATTGGTGTTAGGAGAAATGGTTCGTTTGAAAGATGATGCCCAAGGATATGGTCCCAATGGGAAGGGGTTTATCGGTCATGTCGATATCCCAGATGAAGTGTGGTCTGCTTATTTACGTTTGATTGCGATCAATGAAAAAGCGTCGCTCAAAAGGTGA
- a CDS encoding SprT family protein, with protein sequence MTQEELQQLVEEVSLTSFNRPFSHEAKFNQRLKTTGGRYHLSDHHLDFNPTMFAATNQETIIGIIKHELCHYHLHLTGKGYRHRDADFKQLLAMTGGLRYAPATPSNRRQKIESYQCQRCANWIYRKRKINTDRYLCGSCRGRLVWKETTYSNVE encoded by the coding sequence GTGACGCAAGAAGAATTACAGCAGTTGGTCGAAGAGGTTTCGTTGACCAGCTTCAATCGTCCGTTCAGTCATGAAGCAAAGTTCAATCAGCGGTTGAAAACAACGGGTGGCAGATATCATTTGAGCGATCATCACTTGGATTTTAATCCGACAATGTTTGCGGCAACCAATCAAGAAACGATTATCGGGATCATCAAACACGAGCTGTGCCATTACCATCTCCACTTGACCGGAAAAGGCTACCGTCATCGTGATGCGGATTTCAAACAGTTATTGGCAATGACCGGTGGGTTGCGCTATGCACCAGCAACCCCTTCAAACCGAAGACAAAAAATTGAAAGCTATCAATGCCAACGTTGTGCCAACTGGATCTATCGTAAAAGAAAAATCAATACAGATCGCTATTTATGTGGAAGTTGTAGAGGACGTTTGGTATGGAAAGAAACCACGTATTCGAATGTTGAGTAA
- a CDS encoding Tex family protein, with protein sequence MTDKVNPTILDLVKKELADYQAKQLSTVLNLLAEGNTVPFIARYRKEMTGSLDEVQIREIEERYAYLENLEKRKTEVLRLIDEQGKLTPELQQSITQSVKMQQVEDLYRPYKQKRRTKATIAKEKGLEPLATWLLTLTSAEVLAEAAKYVTEEVPTPEEALQGAHEIIAEQVSDNAKFRTWVRSYTYNKGLYESTVKNKENDEKGVYEMYYEFSEPIHKIVSHRILATNRGEKEEVLKVSLTVDEAAILTYLEKQLIHDTTSPSASYVRLAIQDSYKRFIQPAIEREVRNELTEKADEQAIAIFGENLRNLLLQPPLKGKVVLGFDPAYRTGCKLAVVDATGKVLAIEVIYPHKPANQAKRAEAGPAFVKLIDQYQVDMVAIGNGTASRESELFVAEQLKLAKHQAFYAIVNEAGASVYSASDIARKEFPELQVEERSAVSIARRLQDPLAELVKIDPKAVGVGQYQHDVSQKRLAEQLDFVVETAVNQVGVDVNTASPQLLQHISGLNKTTAQNIVTYREEQGAFASRVQLKKVPRLGPKAYEQAIGFLRVPGGKNVLDNTAIHPESYPVAKEILKANQLSEKDLGSKEAIEKLSQLSPQHLVKQVPVGEETLKDILEGLTQPGRDMRDEMPAPLLRSDVLSMEDLKPGMELKGTVRNVIDFGAFVDIGVKQDGLVHISKLSNKFVKHPTDVVSVGDVVTVWIEQVDTNKGRISLTMLSPYEEKA encoded by the coding sequence ATGACAGACAAAGTAAATCCAACGATTCTAGATCTTGTAAAAAAAGAATTGGCAGATTATCAAGCAAAGCAGTTATCGACTGTTTTAAATTTATTAGCAGAAGGCAACACGGTGCCATTTATTGCTCGTTACCGCAAAGAAATGACCGGAAGTTTAGACGAAGTACAAATTCGTGAAATCGAAGAGCGCTATGCTTATTTAGAAAATCTTGAGAAACGTAAAACAGAAGTTTTGCGTCTGATCGATGAACAAGGGAAATTGACACCAGAATTACAACAAAGTATTACGCAATCAGTGAAGATGCAGCAAGTAGAAGACTTATATCGTCCTTACAAACAAAAACGAAGAACGAAAGCAACGATTGCCAAAGAAAAAGGCTTAGAACCGTTAGCCACTTGGTTATTGACGCTTACGTCGGCGGAGGTTTTGGCTGAAGCAGCGAAATACGTCACTGAGGAAGTCCCTACGCCGGAAGAAGCATTGCAGGGCGCACACGAAATCATTGCGGAGCAAGTCAGTGACAATGCAAAATTCAGAACATGGGTCCGTTCATATACGTACAACAAGGGACTTTACGAAAGTACGGTCAAAAACAAAGAAAATGACGAAAAAGGCGTATACGAAATGTATTACGAGTTTTCTGAACCTATCCATAAAATCGTTTCGCATCGGATCTTAGCTACTAATCGCGGGGAAAAAGAAGAAGTATTGAAAGTCAGTTTAACGGTTGATGAAGCTGCAATTTTGACTTACTTGGAAAAACAATTGATTCATGATACAACTTCCCCTTCTGCTAGCTATGTTCGTTTAGCGATCCAAGATAGTTATAAGCGATTCATCCAGCCAGCGATTGAAAGAGAAGTTCGTAATGAGTTGACCGAAAAAGCCGATGAACAAGCAATCGCTATATTTGGTGAAAATTTACGTAACTTGTTGTTACAACCTCCTTTGAAAGGAAAAGTTGTCTTAGGTTTTGACCCGGCTTACCGTACAGGCTGTAAATTAGCAGTCGTTGACGCGACAGGTAAAGTGTTGGCGATCGAAGTGATCTATCCGCATAAACCAGCTAATCAAGCAAAAAGAGCCGAAGCAGGCCCTGCATTTGTAAAATTGATCGATCAGTATCAAGTGGATATGGTTGCGATCGGTAATGGTACTGCTAGTCGTGAATCGGAGTTGTTTGTTGCGGAACAATTGAAGTTAGCCAAACATCAAGCTTTTTATGCGATCGTCAATGAAGCAGGCGCTTCTGTCTATTCTGCGAGTGATATTGCTCGGAAAGAATTTCCAGAGTTACAAGTAGAAGAGCGTAGTGCTGTATCGATTGCAAGAAGACTACAAGATCCATTGGCAGAATTAGTGAAAATCGATCCTAAAGCAGTCGGAGTCGGACAATACCAACATGATGTTTCTCAAAAAAGATTAGCTGAACAGTTGGACTTTGTTGTTGAAACAGCTGTCAACCAAGTAGGGGTGGATGTCAATACGGCTAGCCCTCAGTTATTGCAGCATATTTCTGGACTTAACAAGACGACTGCACAAAATATCGTGACTTATCGTGAAGAGCAAGGGGCTTTTGCTTCTCGGGTGCAATTGAAGAAGGTCCCACGTTTAGGACCAAAAGCATATGAACAAGCCATTGGTTTCTTGCGTGTACCTGGTGGCAAAAATGTGCTTGATAATACCGCGATCCATCCAGAAAGCTATCCAGTAGCAAAAGAAATCTTAAAGGCGAATCAACTATCTGAAAAAGATTTAGGAAGTAAAGAAGCCATCGAAAAATTAAGTCAGCTTTCACCGCAACACTTAGTGAAACAAGTACCGGTCGGTGAAGAAACGTTGAAAGATATTTTAGAAGGCTTGACTCAGCCAGGAAGAGATATGCGGGATGAAATGCCTGCACCGCTATTGCGTTCGGATGTATTGAGTATGGAAGATTTGAAGCCGGGTATGGAATTAAAAGGAACGGTTCGGAATGTGATCGATTTTGGCGCATTTGTTGATATCGGTGTGAAACAAGATGGCTTAGTCCATATCTCCAAATTAAGCAATAAGTTTGTGAAACATCCAACTGATGTCGTTTCGGTCGGTGATGTAGTGACTGTGTGGATCGAACAAGTGGACACGAACAAAGGGCGTATCAGCTTGACGATGCTTTCACCTTACGAGGAAAAAGCGTGA
- a CDS encoding metallophosphoesterase family protein, with protein sequence MNQPFVYAIGDVHGSYDLFQKLLTYYDSRIHQLVLIGDLNDRGPKTKDCLLLGMKLAKETGAVYLRGNHEEYFLQFLQDPEDWYPSYLRNGGRETMESLLHPGAAEEYSPTEIAMMIRSRYSELVDFLCNLPLYYEWKDYLFVHAGVDLTKKDWRKTSPSDFLWIREPFHERKNLTGKTIVFGHTITPLLHGDMQTTDLWIRDQKIGIDGGAVFGGSMHGVVFDQTGIIQDIEYQNNQGPWQPRY encoded by the coding sequence ATGAATCAACCATTTGTTTATGCAATCGGTGATGTCCATGGAAGTTATGATCTTTTTCAAAAATTACTGACGTATTACGATTCACGTATCCATCAATTAGTGTTGATTGGTGATCTAAATGATCGCGGGCCAAAAACAAAAGATTGCTTGCTGTTAGGCATGAAGTTAGCAAAAGAGACGGGTGCGGTGTATTTGCGAGGAAATCATGAAGAATATTTCTTACAATTTCTCCAAGACCCTGAAGATTGGTATCCATCTTATTTACGAAATGGTGGAAGAGAAACAATGGAGAGTCTCTTACATCCAGGTGCAGCAGAAGAGTATTCACCGACGGAGATCGCGATGATGATCCGTTCAAGATATTCAGAACTAGTTGATTTTTTATGCAATTTACCTTTATATTACGAATGGAAAGATTATCTTTTTGTTCATGCAGGTGTTGATTTAACCAAAAAAGATTGGCGAAAGACAAGTCCTAGTGATTTTTTATGGATCAGGGAACCTTTTCATGAGCGAAAGAATTTGACTGGTAAGACGATCGTATTTGGTCATACGATCACTCCATTGCTCCATGGGGATATGCAGACGACCGATTTATGGATACGAGATCAGAAAATAGGAATCGATGGTGGAGCTGTTTTTGGTGGCTCGATGCACGGTGTTGTTTTTGATCAAACTGGAATCATCCAAGATATCGAGTATCAAAACAATCAAGGTCCATGGCAACCTCGTTATTGA
- a CDS encoding rhodanese-related sulfurtransferase codes for MDYQVLLYYKYTTITDPELFAKEHLAFCKSLNLKGRILVAEEGINGTVSGTISETEAYMEAMLADERFADTFFKIDPSEGHAFKKMFVRARPELVSLKLEDDIDPKEMTGAYLSPKEFKEAILDEDTVVIDARNDYEYDLGHFRGAVRPDIRSFRELPQWIRDHKEEFMEKRVVTYCTGGIRCEKFSGWLVREGFKDVGQLHGGIATYGKDPEVQGELWDGKMYVFDERIAVDINHVDKQIVGKDWFDGTPCERYINCANPECNRQMLASVENEEKHLGSCSVACAKHPNNRYVKERNLSTEEIDAQLAAFA; via the coding sequence ATGGATTACCAAGTACTATTATATTATAAATATACAACGATCACTGATCCCGAACTTTTTGCGAAGGAGCATCTTGCTTTTTGTAAATCTTTGAATTTGAAAGGTCGTATTCTTGTCGCAGAAGAAGGAATCAACGGTACGGTTTCTGGAACAATTTCAGAGACTGAGGCATACATGGAAGCGATGCTAGCAGATGAACGTTTTGCAGATACATTCTTCAAAATCGATCCTAGCGAGGGGCATGCGTTCAAAAAAATGTTCGTTCGTGCGCGTCCTGAACTTGTTTCGTTAAAACTAGAAGATGATATTGATCCGAAAGAAATGACAGGGGCTTATTTGTCACCGAAAGAATTTAAAGAAGCGATTCTGGATGAAGATACTGTTGTCATCGATGCACGGAATGATTATGAATATGATCTTGGTCATTTTAGAGGAGCGGTTCGTCCGGATATTCGTAGTTTTAGAGAACTGCCACAATGGATTCGCGATCATAAAGAAGAATTCATGGAAAAACGTGTCGTGACTTACTGTACAGGTGGGATTCGCTGTGAAAAATTCTCTGGTTGGTTAGTGAGAGAAGGATTCAAGGACGTAGGTCAGTTACATGGTGGTATTGCGACATATGGTAAAGATCCAGAGGTCCAAGGGGAACTATGGGATGGCAAAATGTACGTTTTTGATGAGCGTATCGCGGTCGACATCAACCACGTTGATAAGCAGATCGTTGGTAAGGACTGGTTTGATGGTACGCCATGTGAACGTTACATCAACTGTGCAAATCCAGAATGTAACCGTCAAATGTTAGCATCCGTTGAAAATGAAGAAAAACATCTAGGCTCATGTTCCGTAGCATGTGCAAAACATCCAAATAATCGCTATGTGAAAGAAAGAAATCTTTCTACAGAAGAAATCGATGCACAATTAGCAGCGTTTGCTTAA
- a CDS encoding VOC family protein — translation MFTNEMKIMLYVDDVEKNATFWQQIGFVELDRQEMDGTLIIEIAQSKDADTAFVLYDREFIEQHSPGTATGAPSLMFYSEGIFDLYKKMQELEVTLGDLVQLGEEYVFNFADPDGNYFAVTGK, via the coding sequence ATGTTTACGAATGAAATGAAAATAATGTTATATGTCGATGACGTCGAAAAAAATGCTACGTTCTGGCAGCAGATTGGTTTTGTGGAGTTGGATCGTCAAGAGATGGATGGTACGTTGATTATTGAGATTGCCCAATCGAAAGATGCTGATACAGCGTTTGTCTTATATGATCGTGAATTCATTGAACAGCATTCACCAGGAACTGCTACTGGCGCACCGTCTTTGATGTTCTATAGCGAAGGGATTTTTGATCTATACAAAAAGATGCAAGAATTAGAAGTGACATTAGGTGATCTGGTTCAACTAGGAGAAGAATATGTCTTTAATTTTGCCGACCCTGATGGCAATTACTTTGCTGTGACTGGAAAATAA
- a CDS encoding contact-dependent growth inhibition system immunity protein, producing the protein MAEKIKDIYHINDDFPIVSKKYDIWLNKLLNKTEDDIDENDVYTMFSQHEVEELAIKKALEFIINDPLAGELWDGQFLEQLANVSIEKLKKYTKELKELPSHIDQNIDIHLWDFAFERDEFMEKYEQLKKIISNL; encoded by the coding sequence ATGGCAGAAAAAATAAAAGATATTTATCATATAAATGACGATTTTCCTATTGTAAGCAAGAAGTATGATATTTGGTTAAATAAATTATTGAATAAAACAGAAGATGATATAGATGAAAATGATGTTTACACAATGTTTTCTCAGCATGAGGTTGAGGAGTTAGCAATAAAAAAAGCGTTAGAATTTATAATAAACGATCCATTGGCTGGTGAATTATGGGACGGACAATTTTTAGAACAGTTAGCAAATGTGTCGATTGAGAAATTGAAAAAATATACAAAAGAACTAAAAGAATTACCTTCACACATAGATCAAAATATAGATATTCACCTGTGGGATTTTGCTTTTGAAAGAGACGAATTTATGGAAAAATATGAGCAATTAAAAAAAATAATTTCTAACTTGTAA